GCAGGGCGGCACCTTCACCATCACCAACGGCGGCACGTTCGGGAGCATGCTCAGCACGCCCATCCTCAACCCGCCGCAGGTGGGGATCCTGGGGATGCACAACATCGTGGAGCGGCCGGTGGTGGTGAACGGCGAGATCGTCATCCGCCCCATCATGTACCTGGCCGTCACGTACGACCACCGCATCGTGGACGGCAGCGAGGCTGTGCGCTTCCTGGTCACCATCAAGCAGATGCTGGAGGACCCGGAGACGCTGCTGCTGGAGGGCTGATCGATCGATATTCTTGCGGGACCAGACTAACAGGTTTGGTCCCGCACCTAATTGGGTTCCTCCTGGTTGGTGCCTATGAAGGTTTTCATCAGTTGGTCTGGACCACGCAGCTTTAAAGTCGCCGAGAAGCTTCGCGAATGGCTACCCGATGTTCTCCAAGAAGTTGATCCGTGGCTTTCGAAAGCAGATATCGACGCAGGAGCTCGGTGGGCAAGAGAGCTAGAATCCCAACTTGCTGAAACACAGTACGGGATTCTTTGCCTCACACGCGAGAACCAGACAGCTCCTTGGATCTTGTTTGAAGCAGGTGCGCTCGCGAAGAGCGTTCAAGATGCGTTTGTCTGCCCTTATCTCATCGGATTTCCTCCAACCGAACTGAGTCCGGGCCCACTAACGCAGTTTCAGGCAAAAAGCGCGACACGAGACGAGACGTGGGAACTCGTTCAGAGTATCAACCGGGCCTTGAAGGAGAAGGCCCTGACACCAGAGAGACTGAAGCGGAGTTTCGAAAAGTTCTGGCCCGACCTCGAAGCTTTGTTGTGCTCGTTGCCTGAGGAAGCTGACGCGGTTGTGCCCCGCCGGTCAAGCGACGAAATGGTTGCAGAAATCCTGAGTATTGTGCGTACACTCGCTCGAGAGGAACCCAATCCTCTTGGCTCTGATGAGCCGGCGCAAAGAGGTGCTGCCCTTAACTGGTTACTCTTGAGGGAGCAATTGGATGCTCCAGTATGGCCTCCGAAGACAGCCATGGCCTTGAGAGATCTTTTAAAAATTATGCCTAAAGACATCCCGCGTTCAGACACCGACTCCGAAGAGCAGAGCATACAAGATGGCTGACGAACAGAGCTTCGACCTGGTGGTGCTCGGCGGCGGGCCGGGCGGGTACGTGGCCGCGATCCGCGCGGCGCAGCTCGGCTTCAAGACGGCGTGCGTGGAGAAGGAGACCGCGCTGGGCGGCACCTGCGTGCGCGTGGGCTGCATCCCCAGCAAGGCGCTGCTGGACAGCACCGAGCTGTTCGACCAGATCCGCCACAAGAGCGAGTTGCACGGCATCACCGTGGCCGAGCCGCAGATGGACGTGGCGAAGATGCACGCGCGGAAGGACGCGGTGGTGAAGGCCAACACCGACGGCGTGGCCTTCCTCTTCCGCAAGAACAAGATCGAGTGGGTGCGAGGCTTCGGGCGCCTCACCTCGCCCGAGACCATCGAGGTGGAGACGGCTGACGGGAAGCGGACGCTGCGCGCGAAGAACATCGTGCTCGCCCCCGGCTCGGTGCCGGTGGAGCTGCCGTTCCTCAAGTTCGACGGCGAACGCATCATCGACTCTACCGGCGCGCTCGCCATCCCCGCCGTGCCCGGCCACCTCGTCGTGGTCGGCGGCGGCGTGATCGGTCTGGAGCTGGGCAGCGTATGGCTGCGCCTGGGTGCGAAGGTCACGGTGCTGGAAGCGATGCCGAGCATCCTCCCCGGCATGGACGGCGAGGTCGTGCGCCAGGCGGACAAGGTGTTCCGCAAGCAGGGCTTCGACATCCGCACCGGCAGCAAGGTGACGGGCGCGGAGCGGAAGGGTGACAAGGTCGTCGTCAGCGTCGAAGGCCAGGAGCCGATCGAGGCGGACTACCTGCTCGTCGCGGTCGGCCGGCGCGCGTACACGCAGGGCATGGGCATCGAGGAGGCCGGCGTGAAGGTGGAGCGCGGCGTGATCCAGGTGGACGGGCGCTACCACACCGGCGTGGGCAACGTCTACGCGATCGGTGACGCCATCGGCGGGCGGATGCTGGCGCACAAGGCCGAGGAGGAGGGCACGGCCGCGGTGGAGAA
The Longimicrobiaceae bacterium genome window above contains:
- a CDS encoding toll/interleukin-1 receptor domain-containing protein yields the protein MKVFISWSGPRSFKVAEKLREWLPDVLQEVDPWLSKADIDAGARWARELESQLAETQYGILCLTRENQTAPWILFEAGALAKSVQDAFVCPYLIGFPPTELSPGPLTQFQAKSATRDETWELVQSINRALKEKALTPERLKRSFEKFWPDLEALLCSLPEEADAVVPRRSSDEMVAEILSIVRTLAREEPNPLGSDEPAQRGAALNWLLLREQLDAPVWPPKTAMALRDLLKIMPKDIPRSDTDSEEQSIQDG
- the lpdA gene encoding dihydrolipoyl dehydrogenase, which codes for MADEQSFDLVVLGGGPGGYVAAIRAAQLGFKTACVEKETALGGTCVRVGCIPSKALLDSTELFDQIRHKSELHGITVAEPQMDVAKMHARKDAVVKANTDGVAFLFRKNKIEWVRGFGRLTSPETIEVETADGKRTLRAKNIVLAPGSVPVELPFLKFDGERIIDSTGALAIPAVPGHLVVVGGGVIGLELGSVWLRLGAKVTVLEAMPSILPGMDGEVVRQADKVFRKQGFDIRTGSKVTGAERKGDKVVVSVEGQEPIEADYLLVAVGRRAYTQGMGIEEAGVKVERGVIQVDGRYHTGVGNVYAIGDAIGGRMLAHKAEEEGTAAVENAAGKHGHVNYDAVANVVYTWPEIASVGDTEEELKAKGVEYKAGKFPFSANGRARAMGETDGFVKVLADAKTDRVLGLHILGPRASDLIAEAALAIEFQSSAEDIARSVHAHPTLPEAVKEAALGVGGRMIHM